In Candidatus Hydrogenedentota bacterium, the following proteins share a genomic window:
- a CDS encoding glycyl-radical enzyme activating protein, with the protein MAAEVTDLRAVSGMIFEVQRFSVHDGPGIRTTVFMKGCPLRCPWCHNPEGVSPKPLLSFTPDRCIGCGYCLRACPRNAHRFVENRHEIDRSICEVCGACAEACYARALELAGREATAGEVVDIVLRDRTFYETSGGGMTLSGGEPAFQIEFAEALLRLAREAGLHTCIETCGQADYARFERIAPLVDQVLFDIKETDPARHAAYTGVSNERILANLRKLYAQGARILLRCPIIPGYNDRADHLDAVAALAREMPGIAGVEVIPYHPLGESKAQRLGIDVSQRAAAASPDAATVAQWVARLRAQGAHVVNE; encoded by the coding sequence ATGGCCGCGGAAGTGACAGACTTGCGCGCGGTCTCCGGCATGATCTTCGAAGTGCAGCGGTTTTCCGTGCACGACGGCCCGGGCATCCGCACCACCGTATTCATGAAGGGCTGCCCGTTGCGGTGCCCCTGGTGCCACAACCCGGAAGGGGTCTCGCCGAAACCGCTCCTATCCTTTACGCCGGACCGCTGCATCGGCTGCGGTTATTGCCTGCGCGCATGCCCCAGGAATGCGCACCGGTTCGTCGAAAACCGTCACGAAATCGACCGGAGCATCTGCGAAGTATGCGGCGCCTGCGCGGAGGCGTGTTACGCGCGGGCGCTGGAACTCGCCGGGCGCGAGGCGACCGCGGGCGAGGTCGTCGATATCGTGCTGCGCGACCGCACGTTCTACGAGACTTCCGGCGGCGGCATGACCCTGTCCGGCGGCGAGCCTGCTTTCCAGATCGAGTTCGCGGAGGCCTTGTTGCGGCTCGCACGCGAGGCGGGGCTGCACACCTGCATCGAGACCTGCGGCCAGGCGGACTACGCGCGCTTCGAGCGAATCGCGCCGCTCGTTGATCAGGTTCTGTTTGACATCAAGGAGACTGACCCGGCGCGTCACGCGGCATACACCGGCGTATCGAACGAGCGGATTCTCGCCAATCTGCGGAAGCTTTACGCGCAAGGCGCGCGCATACTGCTGCGGTGCCCGATCATCCCCGGTTACAACGACCGGGCGGACCACCTTGACGCCGTCGCGGCGCTGGCGCGCGAAATGCCCGGAATCGCGGGTGTGGAGGTTATCCCTTACCATCCCCTCGGCGAAAGCAAGGCGCAACGGCTGGGGATTGATGTGTCGCAACGCGCCGCCGCTGCCTCGCCCGATGCCGCGACCGTGGCACAATGGGTCGCGCGCCTTCGCGCACAGGGCGCGCACGTCGTGAACGAATAA
- a CDS encoding aldehyde dehydrogenase family protein — MTRELQVINPYTEEVAFTLPMLASGEVDGVVRRARTAFGAWRWSTAAERRALCERFVEAFGADRDEIARNLSLQMGRPIKHAYNEVNTTLDRARHMVSIAEAALQDEYLPEKPGFVRYIRHEPLGVVLDIAAWNYPLLIAVNVVVPAVLAGNAVVIKHSSRTPLCGHAFVKAFQKAGAPEGLVQDICADHAVTEAFIQHPGVNYVSFTGSVRGGHEVVRSAKDKFLNVGLELGGKDPAYVCADAPFAFAVANTADGALYNAGQSCCAVERIYVEQAIYDKFLEAYVAETRAYAVLGDPLSEKTTLGPMATKSAPAFLAEQVRDAVARGGRLVVSFDEFERPGAGWFCAPAVVAEAPQDCSLMQEESFGPVVGILPVANDEEAVRLMNDSPYGLTASVWTANVERAKRIGARIETGTFFMNRCDYLDPALPWTGVKDTGKGASLSRYGLLQLTQLKSMHLRAEIPK, encoded by the coding sequence ATGACCCGCGAATTGCAGGTGATCAATCCTTATACCGAGGAAGTCGCGTTCACGCTTCCGATGCTCGCGTCCGGCGAGGTGGACGGCGTGGTGCGCCGGGCGCGCACGGCGTTCGGGGCGTGGCGCTGGTCTACGGCGGCCGAGCGGCGGGCCCTGTGCGAACGGTTCGTTGAAGCGTTTGGCGCGGACCGCGACGAAATCGCAAGAAACCTCTCGCTGCAGATGGGCCGGCCCATCAAGCACGCCTATAACGAGGTGAACACCACGCTCGACCGCGCCCGGCACATGGTCTCAATTGCCGAGGCGGCGCTGCAGGATGAATACCTTCCGGAGAAGCCCGGGTTCGTGCGCTATATCCGCCATGAGCCGCTGGGCGTCGTGCTGGATATCGCCGCGTGGAATTATCCCCTGCTGATTGCCGTCAACGTCGTCGTTCCCGCGGTGCTCGCGGGCAACGCCGTGGTCATCAAGCACTCGAGCCGCACCCCGCTCTGCGGCCACGCATTCGTCAAGGCGTTTCAGAAAGCCGGCGCGCCCGAGGGGCTGGTCCAGGACATCTGCGCGGACCACGCAGTCACGGAGGCGTTCATCCAGCATCCGGGCGTCAATTATGTGTCGTTCACGGGCTCGGTGCGCGGCGGGCACGAGGTCGTCCGCAGCGCGAAAGACAAATTCCTGAACGTCGGTCTCGAACTGGGCGGCAAGGACCCCGCCTACGTATGCGCGGACGCGCCCTTCGCGTTCGCCGTCGCGAACACCGCCGACGGCGCGCTCTACAACGCGGGCCAGTCGTGTTGCGCCGTCGAACGGATCTACGTCGAACAGGCGATCTACGACAAGTTCCTCGAAGCCTACGTCGCGGAAACGCGCGCCTATGCCGTGCTCGGCGACCCGCTGAGCGAGAAGACCACGCTTGGCCCCATGGCCACGAAATCCGCGCCCGCGTTCCTCGCGGAGCAGGTTCGCGACGCGGTCGCGCGCGGCGGCCGGCTTGTGGTTTCCTTCGATGAATTTGAACGTCCCGGCGCCGGCTGGTTCTGCGCGCCGGCCGTCGTGGCGGAAGCGCCGCAGGACTGCTCGCTCATGCAGGAGGAGAGTTTCGGCCCGGTGGTCGGCATACTGCCGGTCGCGAACGATGAAGAGGCCGTGCGCCTGATGAACGACAGCCCCTACGGCCTGACCGCGTCGGTCTGGACCGCCAATGTCGAGCGGGCGAAGCGGATCGGCGCGCGCATCGAGACCGGCACCTTCTTCATGAACCGGTGCGACTACCTGGACCCCGCGCTGCCCTGGACCGGCGTGAAGGACACCGGCAAAGGCGCGAGTCTCTCCCGCTACGGTCTCTTGCAGCTCACGCAATTGAAGAGCATGCACCTGCGCGCGGAGATCCCCAAATAG
- a CDS encoding DUF5011 domain-containing protein yields MLAAGLLAAACACATFDSAAAEAPGPVTALFDGMPLHFEPNVGQMAAEAAFLARGPGYQLCLTRDGLTLTWAGRGAGPAEALRVRFAGGRTPYDLVGESPLSARAHYFLGNDPATWRTNAPLFGRVRCREVFPGIDLIHYGRQGSLEFDFEVAPGADPAAIRMVFEGTQSLELQADSSLRIEMGGASFVQHAPVMYQVVCGERRQVSGRYVRYGEFEVGFALDAYDRGQTLVIDPVLTYSTYLGGSLDDGGWAVGGYEPGAAPEQIYVAGSTLSTDFPENAGTSLSGGSDVFLVRLDPSVEGGSGLVWCAYIGGSANESPRDMCLINKGAEPFVYLAGVTASPDFPVLLPLTGGDQLNRTGAGGKTDGFLLGFDATDDSFKFSTFFGGSENDAITAMGVSEGMTHPCLAGITSSADLPLGGTPYIPASTSMVSDAFAARVVYDPYAPANPQLNFSSWLGAVEAGAEGLAFRDADRVILGGWTRADLPQKGNTLFQPGFAGGNRDGFIATLNMTATAPVDVLRFCSYYGGTGDDVIRDVANPAFTIPTRVFAAGETASPALPGNQLLGSLNNGLGGGFRDGFAARFAFEGVDEFTPDFACFLGGEHDDGLLELAGGNGREFACGYSNSKPAEFPDVFMEQQFQNELNPGQETGDDPEAYDGLFVGLDLASPDILFQTIVLYGSLLGGRHDDRMQSIAATSSNRVFIAGGTESPNFPAQQGYAPFHQGGVTDAFAVEISSEDRRIYVNINVVGGAQDGTSWDNAYRFIKDALQSVSPPTSGDELWIAGGTYAENDLVIPTGVALYGGFNGTEAFRGERDWIANPTIVDSPAPGEVVFVGASDARLDGLVIQNGRDINEGAGLYFTPTYTTIDMTVANCFFYNNSALESGGAIYVNGGELRAQNCVFVNNASNISGGAIYLRESAAVITNCTFALNTAGPLGLGNHIMNDTVTSPYVMRLTNCIFAQDGNPLAAAVVDAFANRSAVESCLIEGTFTLLGALNNVFNGNPLFLRNPGLGDVGDLRLGDGSGARDAGAAFAAEADYGNVIYDIEGRLRLPLSCSVYDLGAYEAAALPTITVLGDNPLSMECSATYSDPGATAADACGLDLSALIAASSNVAPGQAGNYAVTYFVIDSGGQLATATRDVLVLDTPPLLTLSPPLILDVQCGSAYTDPGFSATDLCDGDLASAVSVGGDTVNTSVLGATYVLTYDVQDSLGQPSPQQTRTVNIVDTLLPLAQCKDITAALDASGQASILGSDLDNGSSDNCGIASLLAAPSTFTCVNLGSNPVTLTVTDVAGLTAQCTATVTVVDNTPPAVACRNVTAQLNASGLATVTAAQVDNGSTDNCGVASRTVTPNAFTCADLGANAVTLTVTDGSGNSAQCGATVTVVDNTNPTAICRNIIVDLDAAGQASIAPADIDNGSTDNCGIATSELSKTDFTCADIGDNAITLTVRDASGRAGQCDATVTVRDATAPEITLNGANPLTLTCDIPYAEPGATAADTCDGDLSTVIAVDNSAVDTSRNGDYEVVYTVSDASGNVAEERRTVTVTGCVAQQPHSADTNGDFKVTYTEAARVQTLFEGDAYHCDAGAADGYAPGTGDQSCGAHDSDYSPQNWVISFLELLRTFQLATAPSYVIDGGSEDGFNPPGTPGAAPVVSLARVAGDNGFFHPGETVDVTVTIGQTDATALRTIGLRENLPAGWTFVEVAGDSGGEFMQPSTGDSGTLYFAWLRPLPALPFNFTYRLQSTVAKPAVVTISGRLFARSNGPAGQTDIVTTEITEFEDATPPVITVLGANPVQVECGSVYTDAGATATDDVDGDLTTQIQTTSLVDTGAAGSYSVIYEVTDAAGNTASATRTVDVGDTIPPEILLVGADFALPCGTAYNDPGYTAYDACNGDLTAAVIVDTTALDMDRPGQYEVYYWVEDFSGNADTRTRALQVTDTVAPVARCRNVTMNLDASGLATVTPAHVDGGSTDNCGAPTLSVTPNTFDCADLGNQTVTLTATDAAGNTATCDATVTIRDTTRPTVICRDITVVLGPTNTATITPAQIDNGSTDTCGEVTLAVAPDTFDCEDTGANPVMLTVTDASGNTRACNAVVTILGPHCGGEGEGEGEGEGEGEGEGEGEGEEPGALLNIDVRDADTLAGIPYAVVRVEPGRTVVSQNEAGLYRVPVNGPAAYQVYATAEGYQSSTQDVYVPSPAATLSLGFQLSPRPEVRVDTDGDGLVDSDETSLYGTDPNRADTDGDGMSDLFELEFRLDPFAAEDPMRRTGPFDDLDKDGLTNLDEFHLRSNPRDRMSPRMSYYISPESGPQGDGSPEAPYRDIQTAIDSILASPTGVKQMTGPDMPVTCILLPGIFDEDVTLEEGFLMYSSVPDATVIVGSVHGAQGSGLFNLEVREGPGKQAGEPLILVSDEDMELRGVTIIGEDGGSATGVRFEGLSPASARMTDCVLFNLNTGVEVTGALPRIRRTQFSNIAADAIVFRDTTGDPGGNTFGNATDANSGWNRFENVGGSAVVNERPDPIVMENNDWDTDNPAEVDALITGPADFEPFLAKGSGLIPASIVATVWDATTRARITNGSASISPGGVDPVTENVDGVYTFGAIPAGQYTVRVDAPGYAAKSQTVTVSGGEQASIIFAMGQGAPTEPCCSGCDKSRLDPAKGRRVAAGNTVVAIAMLAALALMRRKSRR; encoded by the coding sequence ATGCTGGCGGCTGGTTTATTGGCGGCGGCTTGCGCTTGTGCAACGTTTGACTCGGCGGCTGCGGAAGCGCCGGGTCCGGTTACGGCACTCTTCGACGGCATGCCCCTGCATTTCGAGCCGAATGTGGGGCAGATGGCCGCGGAGGCCGCGTTCCTGGCGCGCGGACCGGGCTATCAGTTGTGCCTGACGCGCGACGGGTTGACGCTGACCTGGGCCGGCCGGGGGGCTGGGCCGGCCGAGGCGCTGCGGGTGCGTTTCGCAGGGGGAAGAACCCCCTATGACCTTGTGGGCGAATCGCCGCTTTCCGCGCGCGCGCATTATTTCCTGGGCAATGACCCCGCAACATGGCGGACCAATGCGCCGCTGTTTGGGCGTGTCCGGTGCCGCGAGGTGTTTCCCGGCATTGACCTTATTCACTACGGCCGGCAAGGGTCGCTCGAATTCGACTTCGAGGTCGCGCCCGGCGCCGACCCCGCGGCGATTCGGATGGTCTTTGAAGGCACTCAATCGCTTGAGCTGCAAGCCGATAGCAGTCTGCGCATAGAGATGGGCGGCGCGTCATTTGTGCAGCACGCGCCCGTGATGTACCAGGTCGTATGCGGCGAGAGAAGGCAGGTCTCGGGGCGGTATGTCCGATACGGCGAATTCGAGGTGGGGTTCGCCCTGGACGCCTATGACAGAGGCCAGACGCTCGTCATAGACCCTGTCCTCACGTACAGCACGTATCTCGGCGGCTCGCTGGACGACGGCGGCTGGGCGGTGGGCGGTTATGAGCCGGGCGCCGCCCCGGAGCAAATCTATGTTGCGGGCTCGACGCTTTCGACGGATTTCCCGGAAAACGCGGGCACGTCTTTGTCGGGCGGCAGCGACGTGTTCCTCGTACGGCTGGACCCGTCCGTGGAAGGCGGTTCAGGCCTGGTGTGGTGCGCGTATATCGGCGGCAGCGCGAATGAATCGCCACGCGACATGTGCCTGATCAATAAGGGCGCCGAACCGTTTGTTTATCTGGCCGGGGTGACGGCCTCGCCTGATTTCCCCGTGCTCTTGCCTTTGACCGGCGGAGACCAGTTGAACCGTACGGGGGCGGGCGGCAAGACGGACGGTTTCCTGCTCGGCTTCGACGCCACGGATGATTCGTTCAAGTTCTCCACGTTTTTCGGCGGCTCCGAGAACGATGCCATTACGGCTATGGGCGTCAGTGAAGGCATGACCCATCCCTGTCTGGCCGGGATAACGTCGTCGGCGGACCTTCCTCTCGGCGGCACACCCTACATTCCGGCGTCCACATCGATGGTCTCGGATGCGTTCGCGGCGCGGGTTGTTTATGACCCGTATGCGCCAGCGAACCCGCAGTTGAACTTCTCTTCTTGGCTGGGCGCGGTGGAAGCCGGCGCGGAGGGCCTCGCGTTTCGTGATGCCGACCGCGTGATCCTGGGCGGATGGACGCGCGCAGACTTGCCGCAGAAGGGCAACACCCTGTTTCAGCCGGGGTTCGCGGGCGGCAACCGCGACGGTTTCATCGCGACGCTCAATATGACTGCCACGGCTCCGGTAGACGTGCTCCGGTTCTGTTCGTATTACGGCGGGACCGGCGACGATGTCATCCGCGATGTCGCGAATCCAGCGTTTACCATTCCGACGCGCGTGTTTGCGGCAGGGGAAACGGCTTCTCCGGCGTTGCCCGGGAATCAGTTGCTCGGTTCGCTGAACAACGGGCTGGGCGGCGGGTTTCGAGACGGATTCGCCGCGAGATTCGCCTTCGAAGGGGTTGATGAGTTCACGCCGGATTTTGCGTGTTTCCTGGGCGGTGAACACGACGACGGGCTCCTCGAACTCGCCGGCGGCAATGGGCGCGAGTTTGCCTGCGGATACTCCAATTCCAAGCCGGCGGAATTCCCCGATGTGTTCATGGAGCAGCAATTCCAGAACGAACTCAATCCGGGCCAGGAAACGGGAGATGACCCCGAGGCCTATGACGGACTGTTCGTGGGCCTGGACCTGGCCTCGCCGGACATCCTGTTCCAGACCATTGTCCTGTACGGGTCCCTGCTGGGCGGGCGTCATGACGACCGGATGCAGAGCATTGCCGCGACTTCGAGTAATCGCGTCTTCATCGCGGGCGGCACGGAGTCGCCCAATTTCCCCGCGCAACAGGGGTATGCGCCATTCCATCAGGGCGGCGTGACGGACGCCTTCGCCGTGGAAATCAGCTCCGAGGACAGGCGCATCTACGTGAACATCAACGTAGTTGGCGGGGCACAGGACGGCACGAGCTGGGACAACGCCTATCGTTTCATCAAAGACGCGCTCCAGAGCGTGTCTCCCCCGACGAGCGGCGACGAACTCTGGATCGCGGGGGGCACTTACGCCGAAAACGACCTCGTCATTCCGACCGGTGTTGCGTTGTATGGCGGGTTCAATGGCACGGAAGCCTTCCGCGGCGAGCGAGACTGGATCGCGAACCCCACCATTGTGGACAGTCCGGCTCCGGGCGAGGTGGTTTTCGTGGGCGCGTCCGACGCGCGGTTGGACGGCCTGGTCATCCAGAATGGGCGCGATATTAATGAAGGGGCAGGGCTGTACTTCACGCCAACGTACACAACGATAGACATGACCGTGGCAAACTGCTTCTTCTACAACAACTCGGCGCTGGAATCCGGCGGAGCGATATACGTCAATGGCGGGGAATTGCGCGCGCAGAATTGCGTCTTTGTCAATAACGCCTCAAACATATCCGGCGGCGCCATCTACTTACGGGAAAGCGCCGCGGTCATCACGAACTGCACCTTCGCGCTCAATACGGCAGGCCCGCTGGGGCTTGGCAACCACATTATGAATGATACGGTGACGTCGCCTTATGTCATGCGGCTGACGAACTGCATCTTCGCACAGGACGGCAATCCCCTCGCGGCTGCCGTCGTGGACGCCTTCGCGAACAGGTCGGCGGTCGAATCCTGCCTGATCGAGGGCACGTTTACACTGCTCGGGGCCCTCAACAACGTGTTTAACGGAAATCCCCTTTTCCTTCGCAATCCCGGTTTGGGCGATGTGGGCGACTTGCGCCTCGGGGACGGGTCCGGCGCAAGGGATGCCGGCGCGGCCTTCGCCGCCGAGGCGGACTACGGCAACGTCATCTACGATATCGAGGGCCGGCTTCGTCTCCCGCTGTCCTGTTCCGTTTACGACCTCGGCGCATACGAGGCTGCCGCACTCCCCACGATCACGGTCCTCGGCGACAATCCGCTGTCGATGGAGTGCAGCGCGACCTATAGCGACCCCGGCGCCACGGCGGCGGATGCGTGCGGACTGGACCTCAGCGCCCTGATCGCGGCATCGAGCAACGTTGCGCCCGGCCAGGCAGGCAACTACGCGGTCACGTATTTCGTCATCGACAGCGGCGGCCAGCTCGCCACGGCGACGCGGGACGTCCTGGTACTCGACACTCCGCCGCTGCTGACGCTGTCGCCTCCCCTGATACTGGATGTTCAATGCGGGTCCGCGTACACCGACCCGGGTTTCAGCGCGACCGACCTTTGCGACGGCGACCTCGCGAGCGCCGTGTCTGTCGGCGGAGACACGGTGAACACGTCTGTCCTGGGCGCTACTTATGTGCTTACCTATGATGTGCAGGACAGCCTGGGCCAGCCGTCCCCGCAACAGACCCGAACGGTAAACATCGTCGATACGCTGCTGCCGCTGGCGCAGTGCAAGGACATCACGGCGGCACTCGATGCGTCGGGCCAGGCAAGCATCCTCGGCAGCGACCTCGATAATGGCAGCAGCGACAATTGCGGGATCGCCTCCCTGCTGGCTGCGCCGAGCACGTTCACGTGCGTGAACCTCGGCTCCAACCCCGTGACACTCACCGTGACCGACGTGGCCGGCCTCACCGCGCAGTGCACGGCCACCGTCACCGTCGTGGACAATACGCCGCCTGCTGTGGCGTGCCGGAACGTCACCGCGCAACTGAACGCGAGCGGCTTGGCGACGGTCACGGCCGCCCAGGTGGACAATGGAAGCACGGACAACTGCGGCGTCGCCTCGCGAACCGTGACGCCCAATGCGTTCACGTGCGCGGACTTGGGCGCGAATGCCGTCACGCTGACCGTAACAGACGGAAGCGGCAACAGCGCGCAGTGCGGCGCGACGGTCACCGTGGTGGACAATACGAACCCGACTGCAATATGCCGGAATATCATCGTGGATCTCGACGCCGCCGGGCAGGCGTCCATTGCCCCCGCGGATATCGATAACGGGAGCACGGACAACTGCGGGATAGCCACGTCGGAGTTGAGCAAGACGGACTTCACGTGCGCCGACATCGGCGACAATGCGATAACGCTCACCGTTCGCGACGCGAGCGGCCGCGCCGGGCAATGCGACGCAACCGTCACTGTGCGCGACGCGACCGCGCCGGAGATCACGCTGAACGGCGCGAATCCGCTAACGCTGACGTGTGACATCCCGTATGCCGAGCCGGGAGCGACGGCCGCGGACACTTGCGACGGCGACTTGAGCACGGTTATCGCCGTGGACAATTCCGCCGTTGACACGAGCCGGAACGGAGACTACGAAGTCGTATACACCGTGTCGGATGCTTCCGGCAACGTTGCGGAAGAACGGCGGACCGTAACGGTGACGGGTTGTGTGGCGCAGCAGCCGCACAGTGCGGACACGAACGGCGATTTCAAGGTCACTTATACAGAAGCCGCGCGGGTACAGACGCTTTTTGAGGGCGATGCGTATCATTGTGACGCCGGCGCCGCCGATGGATACGCGCCGGGAACCGGCGACCAAAGTTGCGGCGCCCACGACAGCGATTACTCGCCGCAGAACTGGGTCATCAGTTTCTTAGAGCTGTTGCGCACCTTCCAACTGGCCACGGCGCCGTCCTATGTAATTGACGGGGGATCGGAGGACGGCTTCAACCCGCCCGGCACGCCGGGCGCGGCGCCGGTGGTCTCGCTGGCGCGTGTCGCGGGTGACAACGGTTTCTTCCACCCGGGTGAGACCGTGGATGTGACCGTGACCATCGGGCAGACAGATGCCACTGCGTTGCGGACAATCGGACTGCGGGAGAACCTGCCGGCCGGCTGGACCTTCGTGGAGGTGGCGGGTGATTCCGGCGGCGAGTTCATGCAGCCGTCCACGGGCGACTCGGGCACACTGTATTTCGCGTGGTTGCGCCCCCTGCCCGCGCTGCCGTTCAATTTCACCTATCGCCTGCAGAGTACAGTGGCCAAGCCGGCGGTGGTTACGATCTCGGGACGCCTGTTCGCGCGGTCGAACGGCCCCGCGGGCCAGACCGACATTGTGACGACGGAAATTACGGAATTCGAGGACGCGACGCCCCCGGTAATTACGGTCCTGGGCGCCAACCCGGTCCAGGTGGAATGCGGCTCCGTCTACACGGACGCGGGCGCCACGGCCACAGACGACGTGGACGGCGACCTCACCACCCAAATCCAGACCACGTCTCTCGTCGATACGGGCGCGGCGGGTTCCTATTCGGTTATCTACGAGGTCACGGATGCGGCAGGCAACACAGCAAGCGCAACGCGCACGGTGGATGTTGGGGATACAATCCCTCCCGAAATTCTGCTCGTGGGCGCGGATTTTGCCCTGCCCTGCGGCACGGCATACAACGACCCCGGCTATACGGCGTATGACGCCTGCAATGGCGACCTGACCGCCGCCGTAATCGTCGACACAACCGCACTTGATATGGACAGGCCGGGACAGTACGAAGTCTATTATTGGGTCGAGGATTTCAGCGGAAACGCGGACACCAGAACGCGCGCGTTGCAGGTTACCGACACCGTGGCGCCCGTGGCGCGCTGCCGCAACGTGACGATGAACCTGGACGCTTCCGGACTGGCGACCGTCACCCCGGCGCACGTCGATGGCGGCAGCACGGATAATTGCGGCGCGCCAACGTTGTCTGTTACGCCGAACACCTTCGATTGCGCGGACCTGGGCAACCAGACGGTTACGCTGACGGCGACGGACGCCGCGGGCAATACCGCGACCTGCGACGCCACGGTCACTATCCGGGATACGACCCGGCCCACGGTCATCTGCCGCGACATTACGGTCGTGCTCGGGCCCACGAACACGGCGACCATTACTCCCGCGCAAATCGACAACGGCAGCACGGATACTTGCGGCGAGGTGACGCTGGCCGTCGCGCCGGACACGTTCGATTGCGAGGACACCGGCGCGAACCCCGTGATGCTGACGGTCACCGACGCCAGCGGCAACACGCGCGCCTGCAACGCGGTCGTGACGATTCTCGGGCCGCATTGCGGCGGCGAGGGCGAGGGCGAAGGGGAAGGCGAGGGCGAGGGCGAAGGCGAGGGCGAAGGGGAAGGGGAAGAGCCGGGCGCGTTGTTGAATATTGACGTGCGCGATGCGGACACCCTCGCGGGAATCCCGTATGCCGTCGTCCGCGTGGAGCCCGGCCGCACCGTCGTTTCCCAGAACGAAGCCGGGTTGTATCGCGTACCCGTGAACGGACCCGCGGCGTATCAGGTCTACGCGACGGCGGAAGGCTATCAGTCTTCGACGCAGGACGTGTATGTGCCGTCGCCGGCCGCCACCCTCTCGCTGGGCTTCCAGCTTTCACCGCGCCCTGAGGTGCGGGTGGACACGGACGGCGACGGATTGGTCGATTCGGACGAGACAAGCCTCTACGGCACGGACCCGAATCGCGCGGACACGGACGGCGACGGCATGTCCGACCTGTTTGAGCTTGAATTCCGGCTGGACCCCTTCGCGGCAGAGGATCCGATGCGCAGGACCGGCCCGTTTGACGACCTGGACAAGGACGGGCTCACGAACCTGGACGAATTTCACCTGCGGTCGAATCCCCGGGACCGGATGAGCCCGCGGATGAGTTACTATATCTCGCCGGAATCGGGGCCGCAGGGCGACGGCAGCCCGGAAGCGCCGTACCGGGACATTCAGACGGCCATCGACAGCATTCTGGCTTCCCCCACGGGCGTAAAACAGATGACCGGTCCGGATATGCCCGTCACCTGTATTCTGCTCCCGGGCATCTTCGATGAAGACGTCACCCTGGAAGAAGGGTTCCTGATGTACTCCTCCGTTCCCGATGCCACCGTTATCGTCGGCAGCGTGCATGGCGCACAAGGCTCGGGCTTGTTCAATCTGGAAGTGCGCGAAGGGCCGGGCAAGCAGGCGGGTGAACCGCTGATTCTGGTCAGCGACGAGGACATGGAACTGCGCGGCGTCACGATTATCGGCGAGGACGGCGGTTCCGCGACGGGTGTCCGGTTCGAAGGCCTCTCGCCGGCTTCCGCCCGCATGACGGACTGCGTCCTCTTCAACCTGAACACGGGCGTGGAGGTGACCGGGGCGCTGCCGCGCATCCGCCGGACCCAGTTCTCGAACATCGCCGCCGATGCAATCGTCTTCCGTGACACGACCGGCGACCCCGGTGGAAACACCTTCGGCAACGCCACGGACGCGAACTCCGGGTGGAACCGGTTCGAGAACGTGGGCGGCAGCGCGGTGGTCAACGAGCGTCCAGACCCCATCGTCATGGAAAATAACGACTGGGATACGGATAACCCGGCTGAGGTCGACGCGCTAATCACCGGTCCGGCTGATTTCGAGCCGTTCCTGGCCAAGGGTTCCGGCTTGATCCCCGCATCCATCGTGGCAACCGTCTGGGACGCGACCACGCGGGCGCGCATTACAAACGGGTCGGCCTCGATATCGCCGGGCGGCGTAGACCCGGTAACCGAAAACGTGGACGGCGTGTATACGTTCGGCGCCATACCGGCAGGCCAATACACGGTGCGCGTGGATGCGCCGGGATACGCCGCCAAGTCCCAGACGGTGACTGTGAGCGGCGGAGAGCAGGCGTCGATCATTTTCGCCATGGGCCAAGGCGCGCCGACCGAGCCCTGTTGCAGCGGCTGCGACAAATCCCGCCTGGACCCCGCCAAAGGCCGGCGCGTCGCGGCGGGCAATACGGTTGTGGCAATCGCCATGCTGGCGGCCCTGGCGCTAATGCGCCGGAAGAGCAGGAGGTAG